In one Corallococcus sp. EGB genomic region, the following are encoded:
- a CDS encoding phosphoenolpyruvate carboxylase yields MARSRPVDPPLRRDVRLLGRLLGEVLVEQEGQALFDKEEEVRQLAIQRRRGPVAGRRAAAAELAAVLRRLPSEQVEPVLRAFSVYFQLVNLAEQHHRIRRARAHASPTATRPQKGSLEATLLTLKAAGVSADKVREALGTLKVTLTFTAHPTQAVRRTLLEKLYRLAQLLEERDRCSLTPREAAANLTAMREEITALWQTDELRRARPTVGDEVKNVHWYVEEMLAEPVARLPEALDWAFERAYGEPLGALDTPVRVHSWVGGDMDGNPLVTPEVFADTLRAHRARGLRLLLRDVERLGGMLSQSERHARPTQELERSLEEDAKALPDVAKQQGPRTLGEPWRRKLRFMEERLTLALEHVLARREGRASTLSPGAYRSPEALLEDLAVLERSLFAARAEHAGLREVRRMSERVRALGLGLGELEVRAPAEDAVSAAASFDGGPAPTEGGKRLLEVLAKLREGQDEGGESVCRTLILSMASTAEDVLAAFRCLKHAGLWDEERQCATVDVAPLFEQLGALDGGPDVLRQLFAHPGYRQHLKSRGVQEVMVGYSDSGKEVGLLAASAALYRAQVALTQVADEHDVPLRLFHGRGETVARGGGPAQTAILALPPGTVAGAYKATEQGEAMDHKYARPELTQRTLELVVGGVLLHTLDAQPRPSPEDESTFRGAFDTLAEAGRKAYRALVWEDPRFVEFFMQGTPVEEISALPIGSRPSKRKAGGLETLRAIPWSFAWTQTRAILPAWYGVGSALEEYAATPGGAALLQRMYKEWPFFHAVIDNVTMVLAKTDMAIAARYAKLAPASTRPLWLRIQQEHSRTRRAVKSLTGEAKLLDNNPQLQRSIALRNPYVDPMSFLQVELLKRKRDGDGECDRPLLLALNGIAAGMRNTG; encoded by the coding sequence ATGGCGCGTTCACGTCCCGTGGATCCCCCGCTGCGGCGGGATGTCCGGCTCTTGGGCCGGCTCTTGGGTGAGGTGCTGGTGGAGCAGGAGGGCCAGGCCCTCTTCGACAAGGAGGAGGAGGTCCGCCAGCTGGCCATCCAGCGTCGGCGGGGGCCGGTGGCCGGACGACGCGCCGCGGCGGCGGAGCTGGCGGCGGTTTTGCGGCGGCTGCCGTCGGAGCAGGTGGAGCCGGTGCTGCGCGCCTTCTCCGTCTACTTCCAGCTGGTGAACCTGGCGGAGCAGCACCACCGCATCCGCCGCGCGCGGGCCCACGCGAGCCCCACCGCCACCCGGCCGCAGAAGGGGTCGTTGGAGGCCACACTGCTGACGCTGAAGGCCGCGGGCGTGAGCGCTGACAAGGTGCGTGAAGCGCTGGGGACGCTGAAGGTGACGCTCACGTTCACCGCGCACCCGACCCAGGCGGTGCGGCGCACGCTCTTGGAGAAGCTCTACCGGCTGGCGCAGCTGCTGGAGGAGCGCGACCGGTGCTCGCTCACGCCGCGCGAGGCCGCCGCGAACCTCACCGCGATGCGCGAGGAGATCACCGCGCTCTGGCAGACGGACGAACTGCGCCGCGCGCGCCCCACCGTGGGCGACGAGGTGAAGAACGTCCACTGGTACGTGGAGGAGATGCTGGCGGAGCCGGTGGCCCGGCTGCCGGAGGCGCTGGACTGGGCCTTCGAGCGCGCCTACGGCGAGCCCCTGGGCGCGCTGGACACGCCCGTGCGCGTGCACTCGTGGGTGGGCGGCGACATGGACGGCAACCCGCTGGTGACGCCGGAGGTGTTCGCGGACACGCTGCGCGCGCACCGCGCCCGGGGCCTGCGGTTGCTCTTGCGCGACGTGGAGCGGCTGGGCGGGATGCTGTCCCAGTCGGAGCGGCACGCGCGCCCCACCCAGGAGCTGGAGCGCTCCCTGGAGGAGGACGCGAAGGCGCTGCCGGACGTGGCGAAGCAGCAGGGCCCGCGCACGCTGGGCGAGCCGTGGCGCCGCAAGCTGCGCTTCATGGAGGAGCGGCTGACGCTGGCGCTGGAGCACGTGCTGGCGCGGCGAGAGGGGAGGGCGTCCACGCTGTCACCCGGGGCCTACCGCTCGCCGGAGGCGCTGCTGGAGGACCTGGCGGTGCTGGAGCGGTCGCTCTTCGCGGCGCGCGCGGAGCACGCGGGCCTGCGGGAGGTGCGCCGCATGTCCGAGCGCGTCCGCGCGCTGGGCCTGGGCCTGGGGGAGCTGGAGGTGCGCGCGCCCGCGGAGGACGCGGTGAGCGCGGCGGCGTCGTTTGACGGCGGCCCGGCCCCCACGGAGGGCGGGAAGCGGCTCTTGGAGGTGCTGGCGAAGCTGCGCGAAGGGCAGGACGAGGGCGGCGAGTCCGTCTGCCGCACGCTCATCCTCTCCATGGCCTCCACCGCGGAGGACGTGCTGGCCGCCTTCCGGTGCCTGAAGCACGCGGGGCTCTGGGACGAGGAGAGGCAGTGCGCCACCGTGGACGTGGCGCCGCTCTTCGAGCAGCTGGGCGCGCTGGATGGCGGGCCGGACGTGCTGCGCCAGCTCTTCGCCCACCCCGGGTACCGCCAGCACCTGAAGAGCCGCGGGGTGCAGGAGGTGATGGTGGGCTACAGCGACTCCGGCAAGGAGGTGGGCCTGCTCGCCGCGAGCGCCGCGCTGTACCGCGCCCAGGTGGCGCTCACGCAGGTGGCGGACGAGCACGACGTGCCCCTGCGCCTGTTCCACGGCCGCGGGGAGACGGTGGCGCGCGGCGGCGGCCCCGCGCAGACGGCCATCCTCGCGCTGCCGCCGGGCACCGTGGCCGGCGCCTACAAGGCCACCGAACAGGGCGAGGCGATGGACCACAAGTACGCGCGCCCGGAGCTCACCCAGCGCACGCTGGAGCTGGTGGTGGGCGGCGTGCTCCTGCACACGCTGGACGCGCAGCCGCGCCCGTCTCCGGAGGACGAGTCCACCTTCCGCGGCGCCTTCGACACGCTGGCGGAGGCCGGGCGCAAGGCGTACCGCGCGCTCGTCTGGGAGGACCCGCGCTTCGTGGAGTTCTTCATGCAGGGCACGCCGGTGGAGGAGATCTCCGCGCTGCCCATCGGCTCGCGCCCCAGCAAGCGCAAGGCGGGCGGACTGGAGACGCTGCGCGCCATCCCGTGGAGCTTCGCCTGGACGCAGACGCGCGCCATCCTCCCGGCCTGGTACGGCGTGGGCAGCGCGCTGGAGGAGTACGCGGCCACGCCCGGGGGCGCGGCGCTCCTGCAGCGCATGTACAAGGAGTGGCCCTTCTTCCACGCGGTCATCGACAACGTGACCATGGTGCTGGCCAAGACGGACATGGCCATCGCGGCGCGCTACGCGAAGCTCGCCCCCGCGTCCACGCGGCCCCTGTGGCTGCGCATCCAGCAGGAGCACTCGCGCACGCGCCGCGCGGTGAAGTCGCTCACCGGGGAGGCGAAGCTGCTCGACAACAACCCGCAGCTGCAGCGGAGCATCGCGCTGCGCAACCCCTACGTGGACCCCATGTCCTTCCTCCAGGTGGAGCTGCTCAAGCGCAAGCGGGACGGGGACGGCGAGTGCGACCGGCCGCTCCTGCTGGCGCTCAACGGCATCGCTGCGGGCATGCGGAACACCGGTTAG
- a CDS encoding immune inhibitor A domain-containing protein encodes MRKNPSWLAIGLLALAAPSAYAERAWYEKPQPDIAPTQKSAGLRSSSVVQDITDDLPHRLGEQQKELKAQALRERLEGRGQPGKVQKLANGKFVELGLERTDRIFVILVEYGTQIHPVFGNPATNPGGNIPGPLHNQIPAPDRAVNNTTIWQPDYNREHFEKLYFDTTPGADSVANYYKAASSGRYTVSGTVSEWVKVPYNSARYGNNLCGSSNCSNSVWPLISDAIKVWTNDQLAAGKTPAEIKAYLDTFDTWDRYDYDGDGDFNEPDGYIDHFQIVHAGMGEEVGGGAQGPNAVWSHRWFAYSTGLGPDGAGPAWNPNGGARFGPGVDKWVGDYTIQPENGGLGVFAHEFGHDLGLPDHYDTTNAADNGTGFWTIMSSGSYLNDGTTDIGSRPGDFFAWDKLQLGWLDYASTAAGLYSYHNLGPAEFTSANAKQALVVKLPGKPVAQPTTAPWEGQGMWQGGQGNNLDRVLEKTVKLPNKKPITFSFQTWFDIEEDWDYGYVALSVEGGPFVNLPSAVSRNTNPFGNNLGNGITGKSAGWVPLEFDLSAYAGKTVTVKIRYKTDGAEFGKGFLVDFVQLWAKNTYVFGDDGEWGHKWWDKSTFFPTDGTNTFYDHYYLAEWRQFRGYDEGLATGPYNYGFSADGLGNWAERYSYNPGLLVTYWDTSQLNNNVSQHPGAGRILPIDARPQPLQRSDGRYWSGRVQTHDATFGLDPSFPLSLKPNGFPRNDYPSQPAVPVFNDTNEFWYASQPYGGVKVPKTGTIIEVLSVNPSETVMEVQVRPVE; translated from the coding sequence ATGCGGAAAAACCCGTCTTGGCTGGCCATTGGCCTGCTCGCACTCGCCGCGCCATCCGCCTACGCGGAGCGTGCGTGGTACGAGAAGCCGCAACCGGACATCGCCCCGACCCAGAAGTCGGCGGGGCTGCGCTCTTCGTCGGTGGTCCAGGACATCACGGATGACCTGCCCCACCGTCTGGGCGAGCAGCAGAAGGAGCTGAAGGCGCAGGCGCTGAGGGAGCGGCTGGAGGGTCGCGGTCAGCCCGGCAAGGTGCAGAAGCTGGCGAACGGCAAGTTCGTGGAGCTCGGGCTGGAGCGCACGGACCGCATCTTCGTCATCCTGGTGGAGTACGGCACGCAGATCCACCCGGTGTTCGGCAACCCCGCCACCAACCCGGGCGGCAACATCCCCGGCCCGCTGCACAACCAGATTCCGGCCCCGGACCGCGCGGTGAACAACACCACCATCTGGCAGCCGGACTACAACCGCGAGCACTTCGAGAAGCTCTACTTCGACACGACGCCGGGCGCGGACTCGGTGGCGAACTACTACAAGGCCGCGTCGTCCGGCCGCTACACCGTGTCCGGCACGGTGTCCGAGTGGGTGAAGGTGCCGTACAACTCCGCCCGCTACGGCAACAACCTGTGCGGCAGCTCCAACTGCTCCAACTCCGTGTGGCCGCTCATCAGCGACGCCATCAAGGTGTGGACGAATGATCAGCTGGCCGCCGGCAAGACGCCCGCGGAGATCAAGGCGTACCTGGACACGTTCGACACGTGGGACCGGTACGACTACGACGGCGACGGCGACTTCAACGAGCCGGACGGCTACATCGACCACTTCCAGATCGTCCACGCCGGCATGGGTGAGGAGGTCGGCGGCGGCGCGCAGGGCCCCAACGCCGTGTGGAGCCACCGCTGGTTCGCGTACAGCACGGGCCTGGGCCCGGATGGCGCCGGCCCCGCGTGGAACCCGAACGGCGGCGCGCGCTTCGGGCCGGGCGTGGACAAGTGGGTGGGCGACTACACCATCCAGCCGGAGAACGGCGGGCTGGGCGTGTTCGCGCACGAGTTCGGCCACGACCTGGGCCTGCCGGACCACTACGACACGACGAACGCGGCGGACAACGGGACGGGCTTCTGGACCATCATGTCGTCCGGCTCGTACCTGAACGACGGCACCACGGACATCGGCAGCCGTCCGGGTGACTTCTTCGCCTGGGACAAGCTTCAGCTGGGCTGGCTGGACTACGCCAGCACGGCGGCGGGCCTGTACTCGTACCACAACCTGGGCCCCGCGGAGTTCACCTCGGCGAACGCGAAGCAGGCGCTCGTGGTGAAGCTGCCCGGCAAGCCCGTCGCGCAGCCCACCACCGCGCCGTGGGAGGGCCAGGGCATGTGGCAGGGCGGCCAGGGCAACAACCTGGACCGCGTGCTGGAGAAGACGGTGAAGCTGCCCAACAAGAAGCCCATCACCTTCTCCTTCCAGACCTGGTTCGACATCGAGGAGGACTGGGACTACGGCTACGTCGCGCTCTCCGTGGAGGGGGGCCCGTTCGTGAACCTGCCCAGCGCGGTCAGCCGCAACACGAACCCCTTCGGCAACAACCTGGGCAACGGCATTACCGGCAAGTCGGCCGGGTGGGTCCCGCTGGAGTTCGACCTGTCCGCCTACGCGGGCAAGACCGTCACCGTGAAGATCCGCTACAAGACGGACGGGGCGGAGTTCGGCAAGGGCTTCCTGGTGGACTTCGTGCAGCTGTGGGCGAAGAACACCTACGTCTTTGGTGACGACGGCGAGTGGGGCCACAAGTGGTGGGACAAGTCGACGTTCTTCCCCACGGACGGCACCAACACCTTCTACGACCACTACTACCTGGCCGAGTGGCGTCAGTTCCGCGGCTACGACGAGGGGCTGGCCACGGGTCCCTACAACTACGGCTTCAGCGCGGATGGCCTGGGGAACTGGGCGGAGCGCTACTCCTACAACCCCGGCCTGCTCGTCACCTACTGGGACACGTCGCAGCTGAACAACAACGTGTCGCAGCACCCGGGCGCGGGCCGCATCCTGCCCATCGACGCCCGCCCGCAGCCCCTGCAGCGCAGCGACGGCCGCTACTGGTCCGGCCGCGTGCAGACGCACGACGCGACGTTCGGTCTGGACCCCAGCTTCCCGCTGTCGCTCAAGCCCAACGGCTTCCCGCGCAACGACTACCCCTCGCAGCCCGCGGTGCCGGTGTTCAACGACACGAACGAGTTCTGGTACGCCTCGCAGCCGTACGGCGGCGTGAAGGTCCCGAAGACGGGCACCATCATCGAGGTGCTGTCGGTGAACCCGAGCGAGACCGTGATGGAGGTCCAGGTGCGTCCGGTCGAGTGA
- a CDS encoding glycosyltransferase family 39 protein has translation MNAPSAPPLASRPWFVPGVLGLLCLFHIVLGLTLLPAWMFGKYPDSARMLAQGTLSPEQGADFSPLYLLLNVLVSPGPLRVLQSLAGAAGLWAVYVLGARLVSRAAGLVAAALLAVTVPVLLYEATLEPDLLVMVFNLAALALLSAASPGFRTRSVVGAGLLLGLSGATRPTGLFILGLAALWMVREAWGQPARRGRWLAPGLLLAVGFSASALPTLAVRAKVGSQVGATMSAGAVLHMGNRPEGTGLGAQPPTLLKQYEAQLRSVDRPDYAHHLYREFARADVGHALAPADAELFWVKKTWAFATWEPGTFLGLMGRKLAFFLFGPDGHDLVEVRRAEARLSEWPLVSAQALGLMGLAGLLVALIRRERVGWGVLYLFASSVLALGFYVVSRYRVAALPAWALFAGVGVAAVFQARQRPRALTLYAGLTAAVFTLPVLFPFVRDVQRQFERGETNAADASTLASALAAGRYDEATRAFERLQAAQPFTAMLRPLRGVPFESPEVAARSAALSLQRFGADTPMDLFFMAELARRAGHCEQALPAAEAAAEAGFRGVLYDTSLDPLLVSARCRLAAGERERALADAAESLKRRGGTLDALAFAVAGAEALGDPRRESWEAELFAMHDSLDARHARASERLAWGNAAGALSDAEGVLALFPELSPTEYLRARALAALGRNAEALRSYTVALQRTPNAAFPTAPMEDAVAARLTEAPEDWRVVAIAAEHHLRAGRLELARELYARASALSPKDAGLARIVGELTAATPSGITVPPPTRVQATP, from the coding sequence GTGAATGCTCCGTCCGCGCCGCCGCTCGCGTCCCGTCCCTGGTTCGTCCCGGGGGTGCTCGGGCTCCTGTGCCTCTTCCACATCGTCCTGGGGCTGACCCTGCTGCCCGCATGGATGTTCGGGAAGTATCCGGACAGCGCGCGCATGCTGGCCCAGGGGACGCTGTCCCCGGAGCAGGGTGCGGACTTCAGCCCGCTCTACCTGCTGCTCAACGTGCTGGTGTCGCCCGGGCCCTTGCGCGTCCTGCAGAGCCTGGCGGGCGCGGCGGGGCTGTGGGCCGTGTACGTGCTGGGCGCTCGGCTGGTGTCGCGCGCGGCGGGGCTGGTGGCGGCGGCGCTCCTGGCGGTGACGGTGCCGGTGCTGCTGTACGAAGCGACGCTGGAGCCCGACCTGCTGGTGATGGTGTTCAACCTGGCGGCGCTGGCCCTGCTCTCCGCCGCGAGCCCGGGCTTCAGGACTCGCTCCGTGGTGGGCGCGGGCCTGCTGCTGGGACTGTCAGGGGCGACGCGGCCCACGGGGTTGTTCATCCTGGGGCTCGCGGCGCTGTGGATGGTGCGGGAGGCGTGGGGGCAGCCCGCGCGGCGGGGGCGCTGGCTCGCGCCGGGGCTGCTGCTGGCCGTGGGGTTCTCGGCGTCCGCGCTGCCGACGCTCGCGGTGCGCGCGAAGGTGGGCTCGCAGGTGGGTGCGACGATGAGCGCGGGCGCGGTGCTGCACATGGGCAACCGGCCGGAGGGCACGGGCCTGGGCGCGCAGCCACCCACGCTGCTGAAGCAGTACGAGGCGCAGCTGCGCTCCGTGGATCGTCCGGACTACGCCCACCACCTCTACCGCGAGTTCGCGCGCGCGGACGTGGGCCATGCGCTGGCCCCGGCGGACGCGGAGCTGTTCTGGGTGAAGAAGACGTGGGCCTTCGCGACATGGGAGCCGGGCACGTTCCTGGGGCTCATGGGCCGGAAGCTGGCGTTCTTCCTGTTCGGGCCGGACGGGCACGACCTGGTGGAGGTGCGTCGCGCGGAGGCGCGGCTGTCCGAGTGGCCGCTGGTGAGCGCGCAGGCGCTGGGGTTGATGGGCTTGGCGGGGCTGCTCGTCGCGCTGATCCGCCGCGAGCGGGTGGGCTGGGGGGTGCTGTATCTGTTCGCCAGCTCCGTGCTCGCGCTGGGGTTCTACGTGGTGAGCCGCTACCGCGTCGCCGCGCTGCCGGCATGGGCCCTGTTCGCGGGCGTGGGCGTCGCGGCGGTGTTCCAGGCGCGACAGCGGCCCAGGGCGCTGACGCTGTATGCCGGCCTGACGGCGGCGGTGTTCACGCTGCCGGTGCTCTTCCCCTTCGTGCGCGACGTGCAGCGGCAGTTCGAGCGCGGCGAGACGAACGCGGCGGATGCCTCCACCCTGGCGTCCGCGCTGGCGGCGGGGCGCTATGACGAAGCCACGCGCGCGTTCGAGCGCCTCCAGGCGGCGCAGCCCTTCACGGCGATGCTGCGCCCGCTGCGCGGTGTGCCGTTCGAATCTCCCGAGGTGGCGGCGCGTTCCGCGGCGCTGTCGCTCCAGCGGTTCGGGGCGGACACGCCCATGGACCTCTTCTTCATGGCGGAGCTGGCGCGGCGCGCGGGACACTGTGAGCAGGCGCTGCCCGCGGCCGAGGCCGCCGCCGAGGCGGGCTTCCGGGGCGTGCTCTATGACACGTCGTTGGATCCGCTGCTGGTGTCCGCCCGGTGCCGGCTGGCGGCTGGCGAGCGGGAGCGGGCGCTGGCCGACGCGGCGGAGTCCCTGAAACGGCGAGGCGGCACGTTGGACGCGCTGGCGTTCGCGGTCGCGGGCGCGGAGGCGCTCGGGGATCCTCGTCGCGAGTCGTGGGAGGCGGAGCTGTTCGCGATGCACGACTCCCTGGATGCGCGGCACGCGCGGGCCTCCGAGCGCCTGGCCTGGGGCAACGCGGCGGGAGCATTGTCGGACGCAGAAGGGGTGCTCGCCCTGTTCCCGGAGCTCTCGCCGACGGAGTACCTCCGGGCGCGGGCCCTGGCCGCGTTGGGACGGAACGCGGAGGCGCTCCGGTCGTATACCGTCGCGCTGCAGCGCACGCCGAATGCCGCGTTTCCCACCGCCCCCATGGAGGACGCGGTGGCGGCGCGCCTCACGGAGGCTCCGGAGGATTGGCGGGTGGTGGCCATCGCCGCGGAGCACCACCTGCGCGCGGGACGGCTGGAACTGGCTCGCGAGCTGTACGCGCGGGCCTCCGCGCTTTCGCCCAAGGATGCGGGGCTGGCGCGAATCGTCGGGGAGCTGACGGCCGCGACGCCCTCCGGAATCACGGTGCCACCGCCCACCCGCGTCCAGGCAACGCCGTGA
- a CDS encoding ATP-binding protein, whose protein sequence is MTSPLLDPSRVSMPQVGAEVASRDEVTLLRQENERLRRLLETAAQVTWTSNPASDAQAPISPSWTAFTGQTPEQMRHPGWLLALHPDDRERTLAVWEQARAQSAPFVVRYRLRRADGAYVWMLARGAPVRDADGTVLEWVGTCIDIHAQVLGEERAAFLDRASELFSSTLDASATLASLANLSVAELADWCIVDVLHPDGHFERAQVVAADASQAPLVATVQRLTPVPRERPRYPPAVALATGSPTLLTEVTDALMESVAQDADHLVTMRQVGIRSLLTVPLLARGHILGALTFLSTTSGRRYGDEDLRFAQELGNLAALAVDNARLLQGAREAIRLRDEFLSVASHELKTPLTPLSLKLQALSRAVKAHPDSPLAPIIEAHVDTGNRQVRRLTDLMNDLLDVSRISAGTFRLQREQVDVAEVVREVAAGFAPRFAVEHCDFQVEAPASVRGCFDRVRLAQVLDHLLDNALKYGAGTPVSVRLVVDGPMARLTVRDEGIGIAPDQRSRLFERYGRAVSERHYGGLGLGLYLTRTIVEAEGGRVALDSRLGEGATVVVELPLTRP, encoded by the coding sequence ATGACGTCCCCCCTCCTGGACCCGAGCCGTGTCTCCATGCCCCAGGTCGGTGCCGAGGTCGCCTCGCGTGACGAGGTGACCCTGCTGCGCCAGGAGAACGAGCGGCTCCGCCGGCTGCTGGAGACCGCGGCGCAGGTGACCTGGACCTCGAACCCCGCGAGCGATGCGCAGGCGCCCATCTCTCCCTCGTGGACGGCCTTCACCGGCCAGACGCCGGAACAGATGCGCCACCCGGGGTGGCTGCTCGCCCTGCACCCGGATGACCGAGAACGGACCCTGGCCGTGTGGGAGCAGGCCCGGGCCCAGAGCGCGCCCTTCGTGGTGCGCTACCGCCTGCGCCGCGCGGATGGCGCGTACGTGTGGATGCTCGCGCGGGGCGCGCCCGTGCGGGATGCGGACGGCACCGTGCTCGAATGGGTGGGCACCTGCATCGACATCCACGCCCAGGTCCTGGGCGAGGAGCGCGCCGCGTTCCTGGATCGGGCCAGCGAGCTGTTCTCGTCGACGCTGGACGCGTCCGCCACGCTGGCGTCGCTGGCGAACCTGTCGGTGGCGGAGCTCGCGGACTGGTGCATCGTGGATGTGCTGCACCCGGACGGCCACTTCGAGCGCGCCCAGGTGGTGGCGGCGGATGCCTCCCAGGCGCCGCTCGTGGCCACCGTGCAGCGGCTGACGCCGGTGCCCCGGGAGCGGCCCCGCTATCCGCCCGCGGTGGCGCTGGCGACCGGCAGCCCCACCCTGCTGACGGAGGTGACGGACGCGCTGATGGAGTCCGTGGCGCAGGACGCCGACCACCTGGTGACGATGCGGCAGGTGGGCATCCGCTCGCTGCTCACCGTGCCGCTGCTGGCCCGGGGGCACATCCTGGGCGCGCTGACCTTCCTGAGCACCACGTCCGGCCGCCGCTACGGCGACGAGGACCTCCGCTTCGCCCAGGAGCTGGGGAACCTGGCCGCGCTCGCGGTGGACAACGCAAGGCTGCTGCAGGGCGCGCGCGAGGCCATCCGCCTGCGCGACGAGTTCCTCTCCGTCGCGAGCCACGAGCTGAAGACGCCGCTGACGCCCCTGAGCCTGAAGCTCCAGGCGCTCTCGCGCGCGGTGAAGGCGCATCCGGACTCGCCGCTCGCGCCGATCATCGAGGCCCATGTCGATACGGGGAACCGCCAGGTCCGCCGGCTCACGGATCTGATGAACGACCTGCTGGATGTGTCGCGCATCAGCGCCGGCACCTTCCGCCTGCAGCGCGAGCAGGTGGACGTCGCGGAGGTGGTGCGCGAGGTGGCCGCCGGGTTCGCGCCGAGGTTCGCCGTGGAGCACTGCGACTTCCAGGTGGAGGCTCCAGCGTCCGTGCGCGGCTGCTTCGACCGCGTGCGGCTGGCGCAGGTGTTGGACCACCTGTTGGACAACGCCCTCAAGTACGGCGCCGGAACGCCGGTGTCGGTGCGGCTCGTGGTGGACGGCCCCATGGCGCGGCTCACGGTGCGAGACGAAGGCATCGGCATCGCGCCGGACCAGCGGTCCCGCCTCTTCGAGCGCTACGGGCGCGCGGTGTCCGAGCGCCACTACGGCGGCCTGGGCCTGGGGCTCTACCTCACCCGCACCATCGTGGAGGCCGAGGGCGGGCGCGTGGCCCTGGACAGCCGTTTGGGCGAGGGCGCGACGGTCGTGGTGGAGCTGCCGCTCACGCGGCCCTGA
- the mltG gene encoding endolytic transglycosylase MltG: MKKILVALLVLIVLAVAGVGGTFMHFQNATTAPHAAADPAPKEFVVKKGASARSLGQQLQDQGFLDDATVWRFHLWRRGGLKVKAGRFLLSPTASVADLATALEGQPLPEDVPFAMIEGWRLRDTDQVLAAQGLIKPGEYIAAASHPEHFTAPFPMPTRSLEGYLYPETYGIIADNFKVEAFIQRQIDTFRARFYDEHKDEIAKSGRSLHDIVVMASMLEREEPVPSQRALVAGILWKRVDKGFPLGVDATSRYELAEWNDRKAFLKRLRDNTDPWNSRTRAGLPPGPIGAPTVDSLLAALRPVKSDYWYYLHDAQKVLHPSRNAQEHEALRAKYNVY; this comes from the coding sequence ATGAAGAAGATCCTGGTCGCGCTCCTCGTGCTCATCGTCCTGGCGGTCGCGGGCGTGGGCGGGACGTTCATGCACTTCCAGAACGCCACCACCGCGCCGCACGCGGCGGCGGATCCGGCCCCCAAGGAGTTCGTGGTGAAGAAGGGCGCGTCCGCGCGCTCGCTGGGCCAGCAGCTCCAGGACCAGGGCTTCCTGGATGACGCCACCGTGTGGCGCTTCCACCTGTGGCGCCGGGGCGGACTCAAGGTGAAGGCGGGCCGCTTCCTGCTGAGCCCCACCGCGTCCGTGGCGGACCTGGCCACCGCCCTGGAAGGTCAGCCGCTGCCGGAGGACGTGCCCTTCGCGATGATTGAAGGCTGGCGCCTGCGCGACACCGACCAGGTGCTCGCGGCCCAGGGGCTGATCAAGCCGGGCGAGTACATCGCCGCGGCCAGCCACCCGGAGCACTTCACGGCCCCGTTCCCGATGCCCACGCGCAGCCTGGAGGGCTACCTGTATCCGGAGACGTACGGGATCATCGCGGACAACTTCAAGGTGGAGGCGTTCATCCAGCGGCAGATCGACACCTTCCGCGCGCGCTTCTACGACGAGCACAAGGACGAGATCGCCAAGAGCGGCCGCTCGCTGCACGACATCGTCGTGATGGCCTCCATGCTGGAGCGCGAGGAGCCGGTGCCGTCCCAGCGCGCGCTCGTCGCGGGCATCCTCTGGAAGCGCGTGGACAAGGGCTTCCCGCTGGGCGTGGACGCGACCAGCCGCTACGAGCTGGCGGAGTGGAACGACCGCAAGGCGTTCCTCAAGCGGCTACGGGACAACACGGATCCGTGGAACTCGCGCACGCGCGCGGGGCTGCCGCCGGGCCCCATTGGCGCGCCCACGGTGGACTCGCTGCTCGCCGCGCTGCGGCCGGTGAAGAGCGACTACTGGTACTACCTGCACGATGCGCAGAAGGTCCTGCACCCGTCGCGCAACGCGCAGGAGCACGAGGCCCTCCGGGCCAAATACAACGTCTACTGA